Proteins found in one Flavobacteriales bacterium genomic segment:
- the gatC gene encoding Asp-tRNA(Asn)/Glu-tRNA(Gln) amidotransferase subunit GatC, with product MKVDHNTIAHLERLAKLKFSEEEKGKMLQDFEKIVGFVDQLNELDTTGIDPQVYVNEEFDHYRKDEAEILVSKEEALKNAAKKDSFYIRVPKVLK from the coding sequence ATGAAAGTAGATCATAATACCATAGCTCATTTAGAGCGACTTGCAAAGCTCAAATTTTCGGAAGAAGAAAAGGGTAAAATGCTTCAAGATTTTGAGAAAATTGTCGGATTCGTTGATCAGCTCAATGAATTAGATACTACAGGGATTGATCCTCAAGTGTATGTGAATGAGGAGTTTGATCATTACAGGAAAGATGAGGCAGAAATACTAGTATCTAAAGAAGAAGCACTTAAAAATGCTGCAAAAAAAGACTCTTTCTATATTCGTGTACCAAAGGTTTTAAAATAA
- the msrB gene encoding peptide-methionine (R)-S-oxide reductase MsrB, whose translation MIFWKNIMHWVKEGNPKPDTVVEKTEEQWQSLLTPEVFAITRKKGTERAFSSDVCHRFDPGVYQCVCCKTPLFDAQEKYDSGSGWPAFSQPLKENLVAYSGDYTYGMVRVEILCNTCQAHLGHVFPDGPPPSELRYCVNAISLEKIEK comes from the coding sequence ATGATTTTTTGGAAAAACATCATGCATTGGGTGAAGGAAGGAAATCCAAAACCAGACACCGTTGTAGAAAAAACCGAAGAGCAATGGCAATCATTACTCACACCTGAAGTATTTGCTATCACTAGAAAAAAAGGAACAGAAAGAGCCTTTTCTTCTGATGTTTGCCACAGATTTGATCCAGGGGTTTATCAGTGTGTTTGTTGTAAAACACCACTTTTTGATGCCCAAGAAAAATACGATAGCGGATCAGGTTGGCCAGCCTTTTCTCAACCACTAAAAGAAAATTTGGTTGCCTATTCTGGAGACTATACTTACGGAATGGTACGAGTAGAGATTTTATGTAATACTTGCCAAGCTCATTTAGGGCATGTATTTCCAGATGGACCACCACCTTCTGAGTTGAGATATTGTGTAAATGCAATATCATTAGAAAAAATAGAAAAATAA
- a CDS encoding ABC transporter substrate-binding protein, translated as MIIKKYFSKLMILLVLLLVLSCQNSGEQKDKMIFRYNEVSNILTLDPAFAKNQAHIWVCNMLYSNLVELDDSLRVVPSVAKKWEIDSSGLYYTFYLREDVQFYHPEIGKIELEAEDFEFSIKRLMDKKTAAPGKWITKDIESVVALAKNELQIKLKSPNSVFLSLMTMKYAAAISKQHYKKVGETYWEKPLGSGPFHYQLWEDKVKMVLRKNPIYFEKDKQGNSLPYLDAVSISFIPDKLTAFLEFIKGNIDFISGIDASYKDEILDKDGELQEKYRKKIRLQKNSYLNTEYLGILVDSNAVYPYNNRAFRKALNFAFDRRLMMKFIRNDIGYPAENGFIPKGLLGFSDEKVFFYNKDSVEHFLSQAEYAKKGSPVIEIHTNNSYLDLCEYIQNSWGNHGIRTEIKVHPPSTLRQKISKQQAPIFRASWIADYPDAENYLSLFFSENWAPNGPNYTHFYNKKFDYIYKKLVKTSNTLKKIDNYRESQAVVLEHAPLIPLYYDEVYLFTNRNTKGLSINPMNNTSLKLVIKSR; from the coding sequence ATGATTATCAAGAAGTATTTTTCTAAACTAATGATTTTATTGGTTCTACTCCTAGTTTTGTCTTGTCAAAATAGTGGAGAACAAAAGGATAAAATGATTTTTCGGTACAATGAAGTATCAAATATTCTCACACTAGATCCTGCTTTTGCTAAAAATCAAGCGCATATTTGGGTATGCAATATGCTTTATAGTAATTTGGTAGAACTTGATGATTCCTTGAGGGTCGTTCCATCCGTTGCTAAAAAATGGGAAATAGATTCCAGTGGCTTATATTATACATTTTACCTTAGAGAAGACGTGCAATTTTACCATCCCGAAATAGGGAAAATAGAACTTGAAGCAGAAGATTTTGAGTTTTCGATAAAGCGTTTGATGGACAAAAAGACTGCTGCTCCTGGGAAATGGATAACTAAGGATATTGAATCAGTTGTGGCACTGGCAAAAAATGAATTACAGATTAAACTAAAGAGTCCTAATTCAGTATTTTTATCTTTAATGACCATGAAATATGCTGCAGCAATTTCAAAACAACATTATAAAAAAGTTGGAGAGACTTATTGGGAAAAACCTTTAGGCTCTGGTCCGTTTCATTATCAACTTTGGGAAGACAAAGTAAAGATGGTGTTGAGAAAAAACCCAATATATTTCGAAAAAGACAAACAAGGAAATTCTTTACCCTATTTAGATGCTGTATCTATTTCTTTTATCCCAGATAAATTAACCGCATTTTTAGAATTTATAAAAGGAAATATCGATTTCATTTCGGGGATCGATGCTTCTTATAAGGATGAAATTCTTGATAAAGATGGGGAACTTCAAGAAAAGTATAGAAAAAAAATACGACTTCAAAAAAACAGTTATCTGAATACAGAATATTTAGGAATCTTAGTCGATTCCAATGCTGTTTATCCATACAATAATCGAGCTTTTAGGAAAGCCCTAAACTTTGCATTTGATAGAAGATTAATGATGAAGTTTATCAGAAATGACATTGGGTATCCCGCAGAAAATGGTTTTATTCCAAAGGGATTGTTGGGTTTTTCTGATGAAAAAGTCTTTTTTTACAACAAAGATAGTGTCGAGCATTTTTTGAGCCAAGCAGAATATGCTAAAAAAGGAAGTCCTGTGATCGAAATTCATACCAATAACTCCTATTTAGATCTTTGTGAATACATACAAAATAGCTGGGGAAATCATGGTATAAGAACTGAAATTAAGGTACATCCGCCATCTACTCTAAGACAGAAGATTTCTAAACAGCAAGCACCTATATTTAGAGCCAGTTGGATTGCCGATTATCCCGACGCAGAAAATTATCTCTCGTTATTTTTTAGCGAAAACTGGGCTCCAAACGGACCGAACTATACGCACTTCTATAACAAAAAATTTGATTATATTTACAAAAAATTAGTAAAAACTTCAAATACTCTTAAAAAAATAGATAATTATAGGGAATCACAAGCTGTGGTTTTAGAGCATGCACCATTAATTCCGCTGTATTATGACGAGGTATATTTGTTTACCAATCGGAACACTAAAGGCCTTTCAATTAACCCAATGAATAATACTTCCCTAAAATTAGTTATTAAATCACGGTGA
- the recJ gene encoding single-stranded-DNA-specific exonuclease RecJ gives MKKWVLDRKNPEKITNLSKELNISPAIAQLLLNRGIDSIEKAHEFFKPQKKGIHNPWLMKDMDIAVERVLYHKEQNNPIMVYGDYDVDGTTSVALMYSFLKSIQVDAQFYIPDRYTEGYGVSEKGIEKAVNEGVKLIISLDCGVKAIRLIEKARNSGIDFIVCDHHRPGAELPPANAVLDPKRADCNYPFKELSGCGVGFKLAQAIVDKLQISEEILNQYLDLVAISIGADLVSITGENRILATLGLQEINKRTRVGIQPLIDKLEEVTIENVVFQIAPKINAAGRIQHAHSAVNMLIEKDVQNAQDLCEKIIQFNETRRDFDEEITEYAWKETQDNQEKYHYTNVVSGAEWHKGVIGIVASRLIEKHYRPTIVFTEKEGKLTGSARSIPGFDLYEALQACSDNIEQFGGHYFAAGLTIKKENLEDFKNQFEKYASRILSEEDLIEKVHLESELNFDDISDNFFNQLAMFEPHGPDNLPPIFGAKNVIDTGWSRKVGKESQHISFAIKQRESKNAFKGIGFGIGESFAQMARTNQFAIAYSIKKNKWRDREEIQLNIKDIKF, from the coding sequence ATGAAAAAATGGGTTCTTGACCGAAAAAATCCTGAGAAAATAACAAACCTTTCCAAGGAACTAAATATATCACCAGCAATAGCTCAACTTTTGCTCAATAGAGGTATTGATTCAATTGAAAAAGCTCATGAATTTTTTAAGCCTCAAAAAAAAGGAATTCATAATCCTTGGCTTATGAAGGACATGGATATTGCTGTTGAGCGTGTTTTATACCACAAAGAACAAAATAACCCCATAATGGTTTATGGAGATTATGATGTGGACGGAACAACCTCCGTAGCCTTGATGTATTCATTTTTGAAGAGTATTCAGGTTGATGCTCAGTTCTATATACCCGATAGATATACCGAAGGTTATGGAGTTTCAGAAAAAGGAATTGAGAAAGCAGTTAATGAGGGCGTAAAACTCATTATATCTTTGGATTGTGGAGTGAAAGCCATTCGGTTAATAGAAAAGGCGAGAAATTCTGGTATTGATTTTATTGTTTGTGACCATCACCGTCCAGGGGCAGAATTACCTCCAGCAAATGCTGTTTTAGATCCTAAAAGAGCTGATTGTAATTATCCTTTTAAAGAACTTTCTGGTTGTGGAGTGGGATTCAAATTAGCTCAAGCAATTGTTGATAAACTTCAAATTTCTGAGGAAATTTTAAATCAGTATTTAGATCTTGTTGCTATTTCAATAGGAGCAGACTTAGTTTCAATAACTGGAGAAAACAGAATATTAGCCACTCTTGGACTTCAAGAGATTAATAAGAGAACAAGAGTAGGTATCCAACCCTTAATAGACAAATTAGAAGAAGTTACAATAGAAAATGTCGTTTTTCAGATCGCTCCAAAAATAAACGCAGCAGGTAGAATTCAACATGCTCATTCTGCAGTAAATATGCTCATTGAAAAAGATGTGCAAAATGCCCAAGATTTATGTGAGAAAATCATTCAGTTTAATGAGACAAGAAGAGATTTTGATGAAGAAATTACTGAATATGCTTGGAAAGAAACGCAAGATAATCAAGAAAAATATCATTATACTAATGTCGTTTCTGGTGCAGAATGGCATAAAGGTGTCATCGGAATTGTTGCATCAAGACTCATAGAAAAGCATTACCGCCCTACAATTGTTTTTACAGAAAAGGAGGGAAAACTTACTGGCTCGGCTCGTTCAATTCCTGGTTTTGATCTTTATGAAGCGTTACAGGCTTGTTCTGATAATATCGAACAGTTTGGTGGTCATTATTTTGCTGCAGGACTTACGATTAAAAAAGAGAATCTTGAAGATTTTAAAAATCAGTTTGAAAAATACGCTAGCAGGATACTTTCAGAAGAAGATTTAATAGAGAAAGTGCATTTGGAAAGTGAACTTAACTTCGATGATATTTCTGACAATTTTTTCAATCAATTAGCGATGTTCGAACCTCATGGTCCAGATAATTTACCTCCTATTTTCGGAGCAAAAAATGTAATTGATACAGGCTGGTCTCGAAAAGTAGGGAAAGAATCCCAGCACATTTCTTTTGCCATAAAACAAAGAGAAAGTAAAAATGCTTTTAAAGGCATTGGTTTCGGAATTGGCGAATCTTTTGCCCAAATGGCACGAACAAATCAATTTGCCATTGCATATTCTATCAAGAAAAACAAATGGAGAGACCGAGAAGAAATTCAGCTAAATATTAAGGATATTAAGTTTTAG
- the cdd gene encoding cytidine deaminase: MKKHQFQLEYSEFPNKEALDTAKQKLLAKAREAQAKAYAPYSNFKVGAALLLENGEIVLGSNQENAAYPSGLCAERVAFFHYGATFSDSKIVSVAIVGGSNKFETLGILSPCGACRQVMFEYEQKQESDIQIILQSDSSEVYVMNSIADILPFGFYEKGLKE, encoded by the coding sequence ATGAAAAAACATCAGTTCCAACTCGAATATTCTGAATTTCCTAATAAAGAAGCATTAGACACTGCAAAACAAAAACTTCTTGCTAAAGCTCGTGAAGCCCAAGCAAAAGCGTATGCTCCTTATTCTAATTTTAAAGTTGGTGCAGCTTTACTTCTTGAAAATGGGGAAATAGTTCTGGGATCTAACCAAGAGAACGCCGCCTATCCATCTGGGCTTTGTGCAGAAAGAGTGGCCTTTTTTCATTATGGAGCTACATTTTCTGATTCAAAAATTGTTTCAGTTGCCATTGTAGGTGGTTCCAATAAATTCGAAACACTCGGAATTCTATCTCCTTGCGGTGCTTGCAGACAAGTAATGTTTGAATATGAACAGAAACAAGAATCAGACATCCAAATCATTCTTCAATCTGATAGTTCTGAAGTATATGTTATGAATTCCATAGCCGATATCCTTCCTTTTGGATTTTATGAAAAGGGATTGAAGGAATAG
- a CDS encoding DUF1569 domain-containing protein, with translation MKNVFKKNDVALFFERIDKITPESQPKWGKMSADQMLAHCNVTYEYIFEDKYKKPRGFKRFLLKAFVKNAVVNEKKYPKNSRTAPDFIISDERNFQLEKDRLKNYMNRVLELGEDHFEGKESHSFGVLSKNEWNNMLAKHLEHHLEQFGV, from the coding sequence ATGAAAAATGTTTTTAAGAAAAATGACGTAGCACTTTTTTTCGAAAGAATTGATAAAATTACACCAGAAAGTCAACCAAAATGGGGAAAGATGTCTGCTGATCAAATGTTGGCTCACTGTAATGTAACTTATGAATACATTTTTGAAGATAAATATAAAAAGCCAAGAGGGTTCAAAAGGTTTTTGTTAAAAGCCTTTGTGAAAAATGCGGTGGTAAATGAAAAAAAATATCCAAAAAATAGTAGAACAGCACCAGATTTTATTATTTCTGATGAAAGAAACTTTCAGCTAGAAAAAGACCGACTTAAAAATTATATGAATCGTGTTTTGGAACTAGGAGAAGATCATTTTGAAGGAAAAGAATCTCATTCTTTTGGGGTGCTCAGTAAAAATGAATGGAATAATATGTTAGCAAAACATTTAGAGCATCATTTAGAACAATTCGGAGTATGA
- the pruA gene encoding L-glutamate gamma-semialdehyde dehydrogenase, with protein MSNAFFKVPHPSCEPVKSYAPGTPEREALMAEYDRMYNQKADIPMYIGGEEIRTGNLAEMNPPHEHKHVLGHYHIGGADHTKKAIENALEAREKWANTSWEHRASIFLKAAELLAGPFRMKMNAATMLAQSKNAHQAEIDAACEMIDFFRFNAYYMMQVYQEQPESAPGIWNRLEHRALEGFIYAITPFNFTSIAANLCAAPAMMGNVVVWKPSDSQVYSAQVIVELFKAAGVPDGVINVVYGDPVEISNEVFAHKSLSGLHFTGSTFVFKELWKQIGNNIHNYDTYPRIVGETGGKDFIIAHESADAAEVATAIMRGAFEFQGQKCSAASRSYIPKSLWNDVQAIMSKQHAEMKMGTPRDFSNFINAVIHEGSFNKLASYIDKVKAADDAEIILGGNYDKSEGYFIEPTVVLTTNPQFETMSTELFGPVMTIYLYDDFDAALDLVDSTSEYALTGAIYSNDRYIIESASKRLQNSAGNFYINDKPTGAVVSQQPFGGARASGTNDKAGSILNLLRWVSPRTIKETFVPPTDFKYPFLG; from the coding sequence ATGTCAAACGCTTTTTTTAAGGTACCACATCCTAGTTGTGAACCTGTGAAATCATATGCTCCGGGAACTCCGGAAAGAGAAGCCTTAATGGCTGAGTACGATAGAATGTACAATCAAAAAGCCGATATTCCTATGTATATTGGTGGTGAGGAGATCCGCACAGGAAATCTTGCCGAAATGAACCCTCCACATGAGCATAAACATGTCTTGGGTCATTATCACATTGGAGGAGCTGACCACACCAAAAAAGCCATAGAAAATGCTCTAGAGGCTAGAGAAAAATGGGCGAATACTTCATGGGAGCACCGTGCTTCTATTTTCTTGAAGGCTGCTGAACTTCTTGCGGGTCCTTTCCGTATGAAGATGAATGCTGCAACGATGCTCGCTCAATCTAAAAATGCACACCAAGCCGAAATTGATGCTGCTTGTGAAATGATTGATTTCTTTAGATTCAATGCTTACTATATGATGCAAGTGTATCAAGAACAGCCAGAATCTGCACCAGGAATATGGAATCGTCTTGAACACCGTGCTTTAGAAGGGTTTATTTATGCAATTACTCCATTTAACTTCACCTCTATTGCTGCAAACCTATGTGCTGCACCTGCCATGATGGGGAATGTTGTAGTATGGAAACCTTCAGATAGTCAGGTATATTCTGCACAAGTGATTGTAGAGCTTTTCAAAGCTGCTGGAGTACCAGATGGAGTAATCAATGTAGTTTATGGTGATCCTGTGGAAATTTCAAATGAAGTTTTTGCACATAAATCACTATCAGGACTTCACTTTACAGGTTCTACTTTTGTATTTAAAGAATTGTGGAAACAAATTGGAAACAATATCCATAACTATGATACCTACCCAAGAATTGTGGGAGAAACAGGAGGAAAAGACTTTATTATTGCTCATGAATCTGCTGATGCAGCAGAAGTTGCCACAGCAATCATGAGAGGTGCTTTTGAGTTCCAAGGTCAAAAATGTTCTGCTGCTTCACGTTCTTATATTCCTAAGAGTCTTTGGAACGATGTTCAAGCAATTATGAGTAAACAACATGCTGAAATGAAAATGGGAACGCCAAGAGATTTCTCAAACTTCATTAATGCAGTAATTCACGAGGGTTCTTTCAATAAATTAGCTTCTTATATAGATAAAGTAAAGGCTGCTGATGATGCGGAAATTATCTTAGGTGGAAACTATGATAAATCTGAAGGTTACTTTATAGAACCTACAGTTGTACTAACTACCAACCCTCAGTTTGAAACCATGTCTACAGAGCTTTTTGGACCTGTAATGACTATTTATCTTTATGATGATTTTGATGCAGCTTTAGATCTTGTTGACAGCACTTCAGAGTACGCACTTACTGGAGCCATCTATTCAAATGATCGTTATATCATAGAATCTGCTAGTAAAAGGCTTCAAAACTCTGCTGGTAATTTCTATATTAATGATAAACCAACAGGAGCTGTTGTATCTCAACAACCATTTGGAGGTGCTCGTGCATCTGGAACAAATGATAAAGCGGGATCTATCTTAAATCTTCTTAGATGGGTTTCTCCAAGAACTATCAAGGAAACATTTGTACCGCCTACAGATTTTAAATATCCATTCTTAGGATAA
- a CDS encoding MarR family transcriptional regulator, which produces MKGEINTIENILGSKDPYALDISTALNVVYTAESIKYSEEYFFKQFKLSAQQYNVLRILKGSLGTPLSLLELQSRMIRKMSNTTRLVDKLIEKGYVHRKLCEDNRRKVEITITKKGMDILENVTPGHLSLIEESLRNLSEQEKQSLIQLLEKIRQ; this is translated from the coding sequence ATGAAAGGAGAAATTAACACAATTGAGAACATTTTGGGTTCAAAAGATCCCTATGCACTTGATATCTCTACGGCACTAAATGTGGTGTACACGGCGGAGTCTATTAAGTATTCTGAGGAATATTTTTTTAAACAATTCAAATTGTCTGCTCAGCAATATAATGTTTTAAGAATACTGAAAGGATCTTTGGGTACTCCACTAAGTCTTTTGGAGCTCCAAAGCCGTATGATTCGAAAAATGAGTAATACCACAAGACTTGTTGATAAACTTATCGAAAAAGGATATGTTCATCGAAAACTTTGTGAAGATAACAGAAGAAAGGTGGAAATTACCATCACAAAAAAAGGAATGGATATTTTGGAGAATGTTACACCAGGGCATTTGTCTCTTATTGAAGAAAGTTTGCGTAACTTGAGCGAACAAGAAAAACAAAGTTTAATCCAACTTCTAGAAAAAATACGTCAATGA
- a CDS encoding bifunctional 3-deoxy-7-phosphoheptulonate synthase/chorismate mutase type II, whose amino-acid sequence MLQSLFDKKNNHRCTDFIWSGPCSAESYEQVFETASQLKQKGIETIRAGIWKPRTRPNSFEGIGYPALDWMADIKNKLSVEITTEVASAKHVEACLKSGFDALWIGARTTVNPFLVQEIAESLRGVDIPVFIKNPIHAEIGLWIGAIERFEQMNISKIGNIFRGFHTMNSAPYRNQPVWKLALEVKRQFPGIPMICDPSHIAGKRNLLKGISQTAIDLNFDGLMLESHINPDSALSDSLQQLTPANLFTMLEELVQKKDHFINPEIVQEFQKVRVDIDQLDKKLLEIIENRAELIDKIGDWKDANQVQIFQLERYQQILESRKKYAKDLQYLPQDFVQELFELIHKFSIAQQLGKNQ is encoded by the coding sequence ATGCTTCAATCACTTTTTGATAAAAAAAACAACCACCGTTGTACCGATTTTATTTGGTCTGGACCTTGTAGTGCCGAGAGTTATGAGCAGGTTTTTGAAACGGCTTCGCAGCTCAAACAAAAAGGAATAGAAACCATTAGGGCAGGAATTTGGAAACCCAGAACAAGACCCAATAGTTTTGAAGGAATTGGTTATCCAGCGTTGGATTGGATGGCGGATATCAAAAACAAATTGTCGGTAGAAATAACGACAGAAGTGGCAAGTGCAAAACATGTAGAAGCTTGCTTAAAATCTGGTTTTGATGCTCTTTGGATAGGAGCAAGAACCACCGTAAATCCTTTTTTGGTTCAAGAAATTGCAGAAAGCCTTAGAGGAGTAGATATCCCCGTTTTTATCAAAAATCCAATTCATGCAGAAATAGGACTTTGGATAGGAGCCATAGAGCGTTTTGAGCAAATGAATATTTCTAAAATTGGAAATATTTTTCGTGGTTTCCACACCATGAACTCAGCCCCATATCGTAATCAGCCCGTCTGGAAACTTGCTTTAGAAGTGAAAAGACAATTCCCAGGAATTCCGATGATTTGTGATCCTAGCCATATTGCAGGAAAGAGAAATTTACTTAAAGGAATTTCGCAAACAGCCATCGATCTCAATTTTGATGGACTCATGCTGGAGTCTCATATTAATCCAGATAGTGCATTAAGTGACTCTTTACAACAACTTACCCCAGCCAATCTTTTCACAATGCTCGAAGAATTGGTTCAGAAAAAAGATCATTTCATCAACCCAGAAATTGTTCAAGAATTTCAAAAAGTACGAGTAGATATAGATCAGCTTGATAAAAAACTTTTAGAAATTATTGAAAATAGAGCCGAGCTTATTGATAAAATCGGGGATTGGAAAGACGCTAATCAAGTACAAATTTTTCAGTTAGAACGATACCAACAGATCTTGGAGTCTAGAAAAAAGTACGCAAAGGATCTTCAATATCTTCCTCAAGATTTTGTACAAGAACTCTTTGAGTTAATTCATAAATTTTCTATTGCTCAGCAATTGGGGAAAAACCAATAA
- a CDS encoding glycosyltransferase family 39 protein, producing the protein MISVFNSTISKMGLKPILTLLFIVFFLHLWLFEVYMPCWYDMSLFHSVTDSLLNGNGFDVWINPLFNSERDMLMHGPVFYLIQAFILTIFGNTHFSFLILGFVVYLLIARFLWKFNEPKIALIALLLISMDAVFGKSIHNGRMDILAGLFAFISYILAVDFKGETKKITLIGLSATLGFLTTPRVAVVLIPIVLYVVYVQFFQAKTTNKIQNIAWLISIPLVLVSVWVFAGFGGFEGFIKYFFKDKTYHHNIEGSLMSKFVGGNWLVVKSQIYISYSLLLMTLYAVIFKREWFKEIWFSLAVAVFLVFHFMVKDVGVYTMLYLPIAYSFVIRIAFRFKPVFRNIYLLGFIAFGMMLFFTKSSFLVLSKDYNHPKNLKEFIVQHTQEGDKILGSNVSYLSAFETKRDFRLWTFMEVPMLENIEHIFKDKDVDYVLFTTFDIRKTKKYTFPVKLEPVATLDLRPAKYIEVKKKLSKTPLAGNFLNDEFDIQGMTLYKVVYPE; encoded by the coding sequence ATGATTTCGGTATTCAACTCTACGATATCCAAAATGGGACTGAAGCCTATTTTGACCCTATTATTCATTGTTTTTTTCTTGCATTTATGGCTATTTGAAGTGTATATGCCTTGTTGGTATGACATGTCTTTGTTCCATAGTGTGACAGACTCTTTACTCAACGGAAATGGTTTTGATGTTTGGATAAATCCACTATTTAATAGTGAACGAGACATGCTTATGCATGGTCCCGTCTTCTATTTGATACAGGCTTTTATCTTGACCATTTTTGGAAATACACATTTTAGTTTTCTTATTTTAGGTTTTGTGGTTTATTTACTAATTGCCCGATTTTTATGGAAATTTAATGAACCAAAAATCGCATTAATAGCACTATTGTTAATCTCCATGGATGCCGTTTTTGGTAAAAGTATTCACAACGGAAGAATGGATATTTTAGCGGGATTATTTGCCTTTATATCTTATATTTTGGCAGTGGACTTTAAGGGAGAAACAAAGAAAATTACCCTAATTGGACTGTCTGCCACACTTGGATTTCTTACTACTCCACGTGTTGCCGTAGTTTTAATACCCATTGTGTTATACGTTGTTTATGTGCAATTTTTTCAAGCAAAAACCACCAATAAAATCCAAAATATTGCTTGGTTAATCTCTATTCCGTTGGTTTTAGTAAGCGTTTGGGTTTTTGCAGGTTTTGGTGGCTTTGAAGGATTTATTAAATACTTTTTTAAAGACAAAACTTATCATCACAATATCGAAGGAAGTTTGATGAGTAAGTTTGTTGGAGGGAATTGGTTGGTTGTAAAATCACAGATTTATATTAGTTATTCTCTACTGTTGATGACACTTTATGCCGTGATTTTTAAAAGGGAATGGTTTAAGGAAATATGGTTTTCACTTGCTGTTGCAGTCTTTTTAGTTTTCCATTTTATGGTAAAAGATGTGGGTGTTTACACCATGTTGTACCTTCCGATAGCTTATAGTTTTGTCATTCGAATTGCCTTTAGATTTAAGCCTGTTTTTAGAAATATATACTTACTTGGATTTATTGCCTTTGGGATGATGTTGTTTTTTACAAAATCATCATTTTTAGTTCTTTCAAAAGATTATAACCATCCCAAGAACCTAAAAGAATTTATCGTTCAACACACACAAGAAGGAGATAAAATATTAGGTTCAAATGTGAGTTATCTTTCTGCTTTTGAGACAAAAAGAGATTTTAGGCTATGGACTTTTATGGAAGTGCCTATGCTCGAAAATATTGAACATATCTTTAAAGATAAAGATGTGGACTATGTTCTTTTTACCACTTTTGATATCCGAAAAACAAAAAAATATACTTTCCCTGTGAAGCTTGAACCCGTTGCTACTTTAGATCTTAGACCAGCAAAGTATATTGAGGTAAAGAAAAAGCTTTCTAAAACGCCTTTGGCTGGTAATTTCCTGAATGACGAATTTGATATCCAAGGGATGACACTTTATAAAGTAGTGTATCCAGAGTAG
- a CDS encoding glycosyltransferase has protein sequence MSNLYIIIPCYNEEKRLHQNEVEKLLNLIPESKIIFANDGSTDQTVSVLQSIQKIAPDRIEIYDFTQNEGKAKVVYKSIHKALENPEVDYIAYLDADFSTNAKNFKLIYDGLMSSRKKFALGSRVKLLGRRIDRKVSRHYIGRFIVTFLGFKHALPVYDTQCGAKIFHRSIFEQALTAPFKCSWLFDYEFLIRLKKQDLLKEGIEIPIHEWIDVAGSKLGYKSAIKILREILTIYSIPK, from the coding sequence ATGTCAAATTTGTATATAATTATTCCTTGTTATAATGAGGAGAAGAGACTTCATCAAAATGAAGTAGAAAAACTACTTAATTTAATTCCAGAAAGTAAAATCATTTTTGCTAATGATGGGAGTACAGACCAAACCGTTTCTGTACTTCAAAGTATCCAAAAAATAGCACCTGATAGAATTGAGATTTACGATTTTACACAAAATGAAGGAAAAGCAAAAGTTGTGTATAAATCGATCCATAAAGCATTAGAAAATCCAGAAGTAGATTATATTGCTTATCTAGATGCTGATTTTTCTACCAATGCTAAGAATTTCAAATTGATATACGATGGACTTATGAGTTCTCGCAAAAAATTTGCTTTGGGTTCTAGAGTAAAACTACTAGGAAGACGTATTGATAGAAAAGTATCAAGGCATTATATTGGACGTTTTATTGTTACTTTTTTAGGATTCAAACACGCTTTGCCTGTTTATGATACCCAATGCGGAGCAAAAATATTTCATAGATCCATTTTTGAACAAGCTTTAACAGCACCTTTCAAATGCTCGTGGCTTTTCGACTATGAATTTCTCATAAGACTAAAAAAACAGGATTTACTTAAAGAAGGAATAGAAATTCCTATCCATGAGTGGATTGATGTAGCTGGTTCTAAACTAGGTTATAAATCAGCAATAAAAATTCTAAGGGAAATTTTGACTATTTATTCAATTCCAAAATAA